In one Puniceicoccus vermicola genomic region, the following are encoded:
- a CDS encoding DUF5696 domain-containing protein has translation MMNSSLELTNNYEFSNGIIRLRVFESDEGYPLVTIEGENRVQYGPVPLVGFDTHVIFCQRVERACQPIQVRRCTRIRDGFHFELHDQWSQITAGIVLQLVGDRLVATFKTSELYERENESYRLFNVTLLPGLMRVGREGQIILPLGTGLSISPEKAPAMSDRFLIYGEQPRWELLPMLPVTSTGENGNGIVSMATQCPEDASVRFWTDGRGNGGVDMGASLREHWIDPVDRMDRSVEFVPTTFETDQLHTTAHTLRRHIVEDLKVKPVSEQIKESEAVDKLVRSVTGKMFFGVLDQGTGGARLGDPTHGEYISNTTCQEAIEIFQKIKAAGVDGYNSQSVGYIPNGHDGSYPSHDRFDSRIGGREGFLEMVEEGKKLGFTINVHDNYNEGYESSPDFDWKWCFHDVYCMPQKRGAWGGGQAYLFNMKHLPEEMVEGALGRMKGLGLTGVGYVDALGNPLYRNYDPDRGGPRRDHAQGIERVLKASADTYGGTTTECGFLYAARHCVAVCMPGNHRHIGSAVHQALPVELKPIPLYALSVSGLILVYKKFDQSKSDVIDMLLMGQLPHHGDTVARDQVQGGHRHKPFNDALAKNMKVVYDLVCVKYRHLKEQQILRWQLNDDGSEETTFADGTVVKADLSRETLFINGEEISFSLSKT, from the coding sequence ATGATGAATAGTTCACTGGAGTTGACGAATAACTACGAATTTTCTAACGGCATAATTCGGCTTAGAGTTTTTGAAAGTGACGAGGGTTATCCTCTCGTAACGATTGAGGGCGAAAATCGAGTGCAGTATGGCCCTGTTCCTTTGGTGGGGTTCGACACCCATGTCATCTTCTGTCAACGGGTAGAACGTGCGTGCCAGCCGATCCAGGTGCGTCGTTGCACTCGGATTCGAGATGGCTTTCATTTCGAGCTTCACGATCAGTGGAGTCAGATTACCGCAGGGATTGTGCTACAGCTGGTGGGAGACCGGTTGGTTGCGACGTTCAAAACTTCGGAGCTGTATGAGCGCGAGAATGAATCTTACCGTCTCTTTAATGTGACTCTTCTGCCCGGCCTGATGCGCGTGGGCCGCGAGGGCCAGATCATTCTCCCGCTGGGGACGGGTCTCTCGATTTCTCCGGAAAAAGCCCCCGCTATGTCGGATCGGTTTTTGATTTATGGGGAGCAGCCACGTTGGGAATTGCTGCCGATGCTTCCGGTTACTTCGACAGGGGAGAATGGAAATGGTATCGTCTCGATGGCGACTCAATGCCCTGAAGATGCCAGCGTCCGATTTTGGACCGACGGTCGAGGCAACGGTGGCGTCGATATGGGTGCCTCGTTGCGTGAACACTGGATTGATCCGGTCGATCGTATGGATCGCAGTGTTGAATTCGTGCCAACAACTTTTGAAACGGATCAACTCCATACAACCGCTCACACATTACGTCGGCATATCGTTGAAGATCTAAAAGTTAAGCCGGTCAGCGAGCAGATCAAAGAATCCGAAGCCGTTGATAAGTTGGTGCGGTCTGTCACTGGAAAGATGTTTTTTGGTGTTCTGGATCAAGGCACAGGAGGGGCAAGGTTGGGAGATCCCACTCATGGCGAATACATCAGTAACACCACTTGCCAGGAGGCTATCGAGATCTTTCAGAAGATCAAAGCTGCTGGTGTCGATGGTTATAATAGCCAGAGCGTTGGTTACATCCCCAATGGTCATGATGGCTCCTATCCCAGTCACGATCGTTTTGATTCACGAATCGGTGGACGGGAAGGTTTTCTGGAAATGGTTGAAGAGGGCAAGAAGCTGGGCTTCACCATTAATGTCCATGACAACTACAATGAGGGGTATGAATCCTCGCCGGACTTCGATTGGAAATGGTGCTTCCACGATGTCTATTGCATGCCGCAAAAACGCGGCGCTTGGGGAGGTGGACAGGCCTATTTGTTCAATATGAAGCATCTGCCCGAGGAGATGGTGGAAGGGGCTTTGGGACGTATGAAAGGACTCGGATTGACGGGGGTCGGTTACGTGGACGCCTTGGGGAATCCTCTCTATCGGAACTATGATCCTGATCGGGGAGGACCTCGTCGAGATCATGCACAGGGAATCGAACGCGTGCTTAAGGCGTCCGCCGACACGTACGGGGGAACTACAACCGAGTGCGGATTTCTTTATGCGGCGCGGCATTGTGTTGCGGTTTGTATGCCGGGTAATCACCGGCATATAGGGAGTGCAGTTCATCAGGCACTGCCGGTTGAGTTAAAACCGATTCCCCTGTACGCGCTATCGGTCTCGGGACTGATTCTTGTGTATAAGAAATTTGATCAGAGCAAATCTGATGTGATCGATATGTTGCTGATGGGACAGCTGCCCCACCATGGGGATACGGTGGCCCGGGATCAGGTCCAGGGTGGTCATCGGCACAAACCATTCAACGATGCTTTGGCGAAAAACATGAAGGTCGTCTATGACCTCGTCTGTGTGAAATATCGACATCTCAAAGAGCAACAAATTCTGAGGTGGCAGTTGAATGATGATGGCTCTGAGGAAACGACTTTTGCCGATGGCACCGTGGTAAAGGCAGACCTCAGTCGAGAAACCCTTTTCATCAACGGTGAAGAGATTTCGTTTTCTCTTTCCAAAACTTAA
- a CDS encoding glycoside hydrolase domain-containing protein, with product MKLTVPKAIHAPMIDGRLEKGEWDDASAVTGVISQLDGYAHPRQAVFFLSYDDRYFYIAQRSTVFPEELVQKGPKTWAPKWDPDASDSNFFVGLAPGRKGSGDSLGIYTFRPLVEKVKDRKTGDPEWYLSERELVREYKTVKLPHLLIPWESGAEMEANVSDDEIWIAEMRIPLASMNVEAVLDGEDWGIFLARDYSQADQNALGVSTDWRFGGGWRHYGRAFFDQYLKEEEYLRATLASGVVAVQALELWSQEAGIPTGETRSRIQLKNTGSLTKTVQVVLKSTETDTVTKTLSPGARESIELFQKAPTSGQEIAARVTVTEVGGATLLEQSLPLKGDFYRDRREPLPSLSLYPSHMGGIKKNQVLFASGYDPISNRFYGRIDLSNFESINEVEEIELTIRKGGSEEPLLSLAPTNTSLPEAVVNFHSLSQNGVVLEWLAPDDGLVNVDMEAAHWNKSIPPVTDGEAMQVLQVRDGQVKVIIQRDQYVEPWKWKPLVKHGIDVKKGDRIQFYYDSWKSPAVDRFIMRGNLTQDVYGVTKTYTPGGDFSSTEQGGINGAWFYKFDTDKTTNPDGVYEELPLSSWEVYQSEGTGWGRGKDPGNNQGFISQVIFSPQGELTFDEEIPVLEPGIYQATATARGAQGEVLGESRYNFIRFDHQKDLPWLGNQLGVSSDVQPPWTPIQYRRIGEGIEKFSVWGRDYEIEGSGLIRNLEVATESGLDREKRNILAGPIHFEMIQNGEAFVLKPEERVSQVKYAENEASWEGAVSENGWRIETDVYLEYDGYAAHIVRIIPPESQGSSSAEATVEKLRLVIPLKEKYAFNLHAIGAGEGHWFRAAVNSIPLDTSRIGQLWHSGQMSGSSTTPRSENYGKPLEAGNFRPYVWLGGANRGIAFMADSDEGWVPGDKDRDASYNKVDHPSMEVIRQEDGSVALVLNLVARPFAFDHERTVRFSLQATPIKPVPEDWRDIRIDLNTAFPGFLREDNYTREFGGDRFPGWGWMGNRINVDGQKWVDGHGSTPYPLNWDQAASYREYAEENRDVEVTPYQGLHSILSFAEVDDPRMPAGKQASDIYGYIYPHMSHNHLDGGNGSGSQADLEYRLWNYNARIQKTGIKGMYFDLTEPVLTANPYSGFGYFIDLHDRPEINGKVQGGFGLTRIREFFKRLRQLFLEGPAGENDRTYIWLHTTDGNTVSAYAFTDIFLEGENGPSLSSKQPYISVKIPAGRMQVMNNGAGKWGFQMTQLTMQDHSVDHEMNQLILNNIRGWYQLHDVALATFTEHQGIDLDRKAIFLPYWDPDVAEVLSPRIEDAYASAYLQDNALALVVVNNSDQARTVPVLVDPAGLGMMVGDDPHYSVEYVVLPQKKERERRIIEREKGGESEAILREFEERWSQIPMKPEIRNVQTDKLGLMVWIEPRGYRIIRLEAKSNNLQQDNDE from the coding sequence ATGAAGCTAACGGTTCCTAAGGCCATCCATGCACCGATGATTGATGGCAGGCTGGAAAAAGGGGAATGGGATGATGCTTCGGCTGTGACCGGTGTGATCAGTCAGCTTGATGGCTATGCGCATCCCCGGCAGGCCGTATTCTTTTTGAGTTATGATGATCGCTACTTCTACATTGCTCAGCGATCGACAGTGTTTCCCGAGGAGTTGGTGCAAAAGGGTCCAAAGACTTGGGCTCCGAAGTGGGATCCTGATGCTTCCGACTCAAATTTTTTTGTTGGGTTGGCACCCGGACGCAAGGGCAGCGGAGATTCTTTGGGAATCTATACTTTTCGACCTTTAGTCGAGAAGGTGAAAGATCGAAAAACCGGTGATCCCGAATGGTATTTAAGCGAGCGAGAGCTTGTTCGCGAGTATAAGACTGTGAAGTTGCCCCACCTCCTCATCCCTTGGGAATCAGGCGCTGAAATGGAAGCCAACGTTAGTGACGACGAGATTTGGATCGCTGAAATGAGGATCCCCTTGGCATCCATGAATGTTGAAGCCGTTCTCGATGGTGAAGATTGGGGGATTTTCCTGGCTCGGGACTATTCTCAAGCAGACCAGAATGCCCTCGGAGTGTCGACAGATTGGCGATTTGGCGGAGGTTGGAGGCACTACGGTCGGGCCTTTTTTGATCAATACCTCAAGGAAGAAGAATATCTTCGAGCGACGTTAGCCAGTGGGGTTGTGGCCGTTCAGGCGCTAGAGCTGTGGAGCCAGGAGGCTGGTATACCGACAGGGGAGACCCGATCTCGGATTCAGCTCAAGAACACCGGAAGTTTGACCAAAACGGTTCAAGTCGTTTTGAAGTCGACGGAAACGGATACCGTCACAAAAACGCTCAGCCCAGGAGCGCGTGAGAGCATTGAGCTTTTCCAGAAAGCTCCTACCTCAGGTCAGGAGATCGCGGCGAGGGTAACGGTTACTGAAGTAGGGGGTGCGACATTACTCGAGCAAAGTCTTCCACTGAAAGGTGACTTCTATAGAGACCGAAGGGAACCGTTGCCAAGTTTATCGCTTTATCCCTCTCACATGGGAGGAATAAAGAAAAATCAGGTTCTTTTTGCGTCGGGTTACGACCCGATTAGTAATCGCTTTTATGGGCGGATTGACCTGAGCAATTTCGAATCCATTAATGAGGTCGAAGAGATAGAACTTACGATTCGGAAAGGCGGTTCGGAGGAACCACTGCTTTCACTCGCACCTACGAATACTTCTCTCCCGGAAGCGGTGGTGAACTTTCACTCTTTATCCCAAAACGGCGTTGTTCTTGAGTGGCTGGCTCCAGATGACGGCTTAGTGAATGTAGATATGGAGGCTGCGCATTGGAACAAGTCTATCCCGCCTGTAACCGACGGCGAAGCCATGCAAGTCTTACAGGTTCGGGACGGCCAGGTGAAGGTGATCATCCAGCGGGATCAATACGTAGAGCCTTGGAAATGGAAACCGTTGGTCAAGCATGGTATTGATGTTAAAAAGGGAGATCGTATTCAGTTTTACTATGATAGCTGGAAAAGTCCTGCGGTGGACCGATTCATCATGCGTGGAAATTTAACTCAAGATGTTTATGGGGTGACAAAGACCTACACTCCGGGTGGTGATTTCTCATCTACCGAACAGGGCGGAATTAACGGAGCTTGGTTCTACAAGTTTGATACAGACAAAACTACTAATCCAGATGGGGTGTATGAGGAATTGCCTCTTTCCAGCTGGGAAGTTTATCAATCCGAAGGAACGGGATGGGGTAGGGGAAAAGATCCGGGAAACAATCAGGGGTTCATTTCTCAGGTTATCTTTTCTCCCCAAGGAGAGTTAACTTTTGATGAGGAAATTCCGGTCCTCGAACCGGGGATCTATCAAGCGACTGCGACTGCCCGTGGAGCGCAAGGGGAGGTTTTGGGGGAGTCTCGCTATAACTTCATTCGTTTTGACCACCAGAAAGATCTGCCTTGGTTGGGAAATCAACTCGGTGTTTCTAGCGACGTACAGCCGCCTTGGACGCCTATCCAATATAGACGGATCGGTGAGGGAATTGAGAAATTTTCCGTATGGGGCCGTGATTATGAGATCGAAGGAAGTGGTCTGATTCGCAACCTCGAAGTCGCCACAGAGAGTGGATTGGACCGGGAGAAGCGTAATATCCTGGCGGGACCGATACACTTTGAGATGATTCAGAACGGCGAAGCGTTCGTTCTGAAGCCTGAGGAGAGAGTGAGTCAGGTAAAGTATGCTGAAAATGAAGCGTCGTGGGAAGGCGCGGTCAGCGAGAATGGCTGGCGTATCGAGACGGATGTTTATCTTGAGTACGATGGCTACGCGGCTCATATCGTGCGCATAATTCCTCCTGAAAGCCAGGGTTCGTCTTCAGCCGAAGCGACCGTTGAAAAATTGAGACTAGTTATCCCTCTGAAGGAAAAGTATGCCTTCAATTTGCATGCCATAGGTGCCGGAGAAGGTCACTGGTTTCGAGCTGCGGTCAACAGCATCCCCCTGGACACCTCGAGGATTGGCCAACTCTGGCATAGCGGTCAGATGAGTGGTTCAAGCACAACGCCGCGCAGTGAAAATTACGGAAAGCCGCTAGAGGCGGGCAATTTTCGGCCCTATGTTTGGCTGGGCGGCGCGAACCGCGGCATCGCTTTTATGGCTGATTCCGATGAAGGTTGGGTGCCTGGTGATAAAGATAGGGATGCATCGTACAATAAGGTTGATCACCCCTCTATGGAGGTGATTCGTCAGGAGGACGGTTCAGTGGCACTGGTTCTCAATCTGGTGGCGCGTCCTTTCGCCTTCGATCATGAAAGAACGGTCCGTTTTTCGCTACAGGCCACTCCCATTAAGCCGGTTCCTGAGGACTGGCGGGATATCCGAATCGATCTAAACACGGCCTTCCCTGGGTTTCTTCGCGAGGACAACTACACTCGCGAATTCGGTGGAGACAGATTCCCAGGGTGGGGATGGATGGGAAACCGGATCAACGTAGATGGACAGAAATGGGTCGATGGGCATGGGTCTACCCCTTATCCTTTAAATTGGGATCAGGCCGCATCCTACAGAGAGTATGCGGAGGAAAATCGAGATGTTGAGGTAACTCCCTACCAGGGTCTGCATTCGATTCTGAGTTTTGCCGAAGTTGATGATCCCCGCATGCCTGCAGGTAAGCAAGCTAGCGATATTTACGGATATATCTATCCACACATGTCTCACAACCACTTGGACGGAGGCAACGGCAGTGGGAGTCAAGCGGATCTGGAATATCGCTTGTGGAATTATAATGCCCGCATCCAGAAAACAGGAATCAAGGGGATGTATTTTGATCTTACCGAGCCGGTGCTGACGGCTAATCCATACAGTGGATTTGGTTATTTTATCGACCTTCATGATCGACCCGAGATTAATGGTAAAGTGCAAGGTGGTTTTGGCCTGACTCGTATACGCGAGTTCTTTAAACGCCTGCGTCAGCTTTTTCTGGAAGGTCCAGCTGGGGAGAACGACCGAACCTATATCTGGTTGCACACAACCGACGGGAACACCGTTTCTGCTTACGCCTTTACCGACATTTTCTTGGAAGGGGAGAATGGTCCAAGTCTTAGCAGCAAGCAGCCCTACATCAGTGTGAAAATTCCGGCGGGGCGCATGCAGGTGATGAACAATGGCGCAGGCAAATGGGGTTTCCAGATGACCCAGCTAACCATGCAGGACCACTCGGTCGACCACGAGATGAATCAACTAATTTTAAACAATATCCGGGGATGGTATCAACTGCATGATGTTGCCTTAGCGACATTCACAGAGCATCAGGGGATCGATCTCGATCGTAAGGCTATTTTCCTTCCGTACTGGGATCCGGATGTGGCCGAAGTTCTTTCCCCTAGAATTGAGGATGCTTACGCGTCCGCCTACCTGCAGGATAACGCTCTGGCTCTGGTCGTGGTCAACAACTCAGATCAGGCCCGCACGGTTCCGGTTTTGGTTGATCCGGCTGGCTTGGGGATGATGGTGGGCGATGATCCTCATTATTCGGTCGAGTACGTCGTTCTGCCTCAAAAGAAAGAAAGGGAACGTCGAATCATCGAGCGCGAAAAGGGAGGTGAATCGGAAGCCATTTTGCGAGAGTTCGAAGAGAGGTGGAGTCAGATTCCAATGAAGCCTGAAATTCGAAATGTCCAAACGGATAAGCTTGGACTCATGGTCTGGATTGAGCCACGAGGCTATCGCATCATTCGGTTAGAGGCGAAGAGTAATAACTTACAGCAAGACAATGATGAATAG
- a CDS encoding PEP-CTERM sorting domain-containing protein (PEP-CTERM proteins occur, often in large numbers, in the proteomes of bacteria that also encode an exosortase, a predicted intramembrane cysteine proteinase. The presence of a PEP-CTERM domain at a protein's C-terminus predicts cleavage within the sorting domain, followed by covalent anchoring to some some component of the (usually Gram-negative) cell surface. Many PEP-CTERM proteins exhibit an unusual sequence composition that includes large numbers of potential glycosylation sites. Expression of one such protein has been shown restore the ability of a bacterium to form floc, a type of biofilm.), producing MKKNLTMAQILKVRAWSLRIPAIAVAGALGTASVWAADISWDGSGGDDFWSTVGNWSDNADPAGDNITFNNTAAVGTAGTVTNIVDQNYNVGSLVYENFGVDTNYHTTQINSGVTLNVTGLAFNTTTELDTSQTDFTGDGALVYNNGAGIIQLGRAAKQTTTVDMSGLSSFTATADQILLGANVDSSNSGITTLTLAGTNVITANRLQAGGIRQDSALYLGQSNTLNIDELWLGEGERSGGTTINMAFDSGLIDPNVTIRDKAGTGGADLLLAWGKFPSDGFLHTATIDLRGGSVDAQFDTVQMGMGRQGINGNGKSFATFYFDAGSVHMNTAVLGRTNSSSKFGAGQGNIYISGTGTLTVGLLTLGDNIGGADTVEEGGFIYLTDSAIFRATTIQAGATVAGSNHEINFTSGTIGNLSGTDLTIGSDIKLELIGTGSHVFDVEAGQVATINTDITQSGGDAGLTKTGDGTLYLAGGDDTYSGDTLLLDGLFRTDTFLTGDYIFESIMATFQVNEAALTVGGAQALFGTQIFNNTGGGTLEAVDVGDYTQISIVPEPSSVALIFGLFASLTLLGRRQRRRL from the coding sequence ATGAAAAAGAATTTAACTATGGCTCAGATTCTGAAAGTGAGGGCTTGGTCCCTTCGAATTCCTGCAATCGCGGTTGCGGGGGCGCTAGGAACTGCTTCGGTCTGGGCAGCGGACATCTCGTGGGATGGTTCGGGTGGAGACGATTTCTGGAGCACCGTCGGCAATTGGAGCGACAATGCCGATCCCGCTGGCGACAATATCACCTTTAACAATACCGCAGCCGTGGGCACGGCGGGCACAGTCACCAATATTGTGGACCAGAATTACAATGTGGGTTCGCTGGTCTATGAGAACTTCGGTGTCGATACGAATTACCACACGACACAGATCAATAGTGGAGTTACGCTCAACGTTACCGGCCTTGCTTTTAACACCACTACTGAATTAGACACAAGCCAGACAGATTTCACTGGCGATGGTGCACTCGTCTACAACAACGGTGCTGGGATAATTCAACTTGGGCGGGCCGCAAAACAGACAACTACGGTTGACATGAGCGGCTTGTCGTCGTTTACCGCGACTGCAGACCAGATTCTACTGGGAGCTAATGTCGATAGCAGCAATAGTGGCATCACAACTCTGACCCTGGCCGGGACGAACGTGATTACTGCGAACCGTCTGCAGGCGGGCGGAATACGCCAAGATTCAGCGTTGTATCTGGGCCAATCGAACACGCTTAATATCGATGAATTGTGGTTGGGTGAAGGGGAGAGATCCGGGGGGACAACGATCAATATGGCCTTTGATTCCGGGCTCATCGACCCCAATGTGACCATACGCGATAAGGCGGGAACTGGTGGCGCCGACCTGTTGCTGGCGTGGGGAAAGTTCCCTTCGGATGGATTCTTGCATACAGCAACCATCGACCTCCGAGGTGGCTCTGTTGACGCCCAATTTGATACGGTGCAAATGGGCATGGGCCGACAAGGCATAAACGGAAACGGAAAAAGTTTTGCGACTTTCTATTTTGACGCAGGGAGCGTCCATATGAACACGGCTGTTCTTGGGCGGACGAACAGCAGCAGTAAATTTGGCGCTGGCCAAGGGAACATTTACATTAGTGGCACGGGGACACTCACAGTGGGTTTGCTTACTCTTGGGGATAATATTGGCGGTGCCGATACCGTCGAGGAAGGAGGCTTTATCTACCTGACCGATTCTGCCATCTTTCGCGCCACCACGATTCAGGCTGGTGCGACAGTAGCCGGATCAAACCATGAGATCAATTTCACCAGCGGCACCATTGGCAATTTGAGTGGAACCGATCTGACGATCGGCAGCGATATCAAGTTGGAGCTTATCGGTACGGGTTCGCATGTCTTCGACGTGGAGGCTGGCCAGGTGGCGACGATTAACACCGATATCACTCAATCTGGGGGCGATGCCGGATTGACGAAGACCGGTGATGGTACTCTCTACCTCGCGGGTGGTGACGATACCTACAGCGGTGACACGTTACTTTTGGACGGGCTTTTCAGAACGGATACGTTCCTGACAGGTGATTATATTTTCGAGAGTATCATGGCGACTTTTCAGGTGAATGAAGCGGCCTTGACAGTTGGGGGAGCGCAGGCTCTCTTCGGAACGCAGATTTTCAACAACACTGGGGGTGGAACGCTGGAGGCCGTGGACGTGGGTGATTATACGCAGATTTCGATTGTCCCCGAGCCGTCTTCTGTGGCGTTGATTTTCGGTCTTTTTGCCAGTTTGACGCTACTGGGACGGCGGCAACGGCGCAGGCTCTAG